One window of the Peromyscus maniculatus bairdii isolate BWxNUB_F1_BW_parent chromosome 18, HU_Pman_BW_mat_3.1, whole genome shotgun sequence genome contains the following:
- the LOC143269275 gene encoding serine/threonine-protein kinase PLK1-like codes for MNEHLPKAGATMTAGANTTAQEGDELAWLPYLKKWLRTSCAIVLHLSNGTIQINFFQDHTKFILCPMMAAVTCINKNRDFHTYSLSLLEEYGCCEELGRQLCYAHTMVDRMLSSKSPSSRLEDNT; via the exons ATGAATGAACACCTGCCGAAGGCAGGGGCCACCATGACGGCAGGGGCCaacaccacagcccaggaaggtgATGAGCTGGCCTGGCTGCCCTACCTGAAAAAATGGCTCCGCACAAGCTGCGCCATCGTCCTGCACCTCAGCAATGGCACTATACAGATTAATTTCTTCCAG GACCACACCAAATTTATCCTGTGCCCCATGATGGCAGCTGTGACCTGCATCAACAAGAACCGGGACTTCCACACATACAGCCTGAGCCTTCTGGAGGAATATGGCTGCTGCGAGGAACTGGGCAGACAGCTATGCTATGCCCACACCATGGTAGACAGGATGCTGAGCTCAAAGTCTCCCAGCAGCAGACTGGAGGACAACACCTAG
- the LOC143269267 gene encoding uncharacterized protein LOC143269267 isoform X1 has protein sequence MFREAPQLDRTMSKKANSKSFTRRDSTQRLGVLPYPEEPGERGLLRTEPLDTARSAADHGHDGVADAANPAVCVEENMILLEKDEKESAVMCCEERLQDGCQRCSTSCCSSRKTKSRMPSWMPRSTTTGSSQLKYTRLWAKSLLATSLTSHTASQGCCYTLTMP, from the exons ATGTTCAGGGAGGCTCCCCAGCTAGACAGGACAATGTCAAAGAAAGCCAACTCCAAGTCCTTCACAAGAAGAGACAG TACACAGAGGTTGGGGGTTCTGCCATACCCAGAAGAACCAGGTGAACGTGGTTTACTGAGAACTGAACCGCTGGACACTGCAAGATCTGCAGCAGACCATGGACATGATGGAGTAGCAGATGCTGCTAACCCTGCTGTTTGT GTGGAAGAGAACATGATTCTGCTggagaaggatgagaaggaaTCGGCAGTCATGTGCTGTGAGGAGAGGCTACAGGACGGGTGCCAGAGATGCAGcaccagctgctgctccagcagaaAGACCAAGAGCAGAATGCCATCCTGGATGCCCAG AAGCACCACTACAGGAAGCTCCCAACTGAAGTACACCAGGCTCTGGGCCAAGTCCCTGCTGGCTACATCCCTTACTTCACACACCGCTTCCCAAGGCTGCTGCTACACACTCACCATGCCCTGA
- the LOC143269267 gene encoding uncharacterized protein LOC143269267 isoform X2, whose protein sequence is MFREAPQLDRTMSKKANSKSFTRRDSTQRLGVLPYPEEPGERGLLRTEPLDTARSAADHGHDGVADAANPAVCVEENMILLEKDEKESAVMCCEERLQDGCQRCSTSCCSSRKTKSRMPSWMPRDVKPMGRKLSISNLQVLVCMNI, encoded by the exons ATGTTCAGGGAGGCTCCCCAGCTAGACAGGACAATGTCAAAGAAAGCCAACTCCAAGTCCTTCACAAGAAGAGACAG TACACAGAGGTTGGGGGTTCTGCCATACCCAGAAGAACCAGGTGAACGTGGTTTACTGAGAACTGAACCGCTGGACACTGCAAGATCTGCAGCAGACCATGGACATGATGGAGTAGCAGATGCTGCTAACCCTGCTGTTTGT GTGGAAGAGAACATGATTCTGCTggagaaggatgagaaggaaTCGGCAGTCATGTGCTGTGAGGAGAGGCTACAGGACGGGTGCCAGAGATGCAGcaccagctgctgctccagcagaaAGACCAAGAGCAGAATGCCATCCTGGATGCCCAG GGATGTGAAGCCTATGGGTCGCAAACTGAGTATTTCCAATCTGCAAGTGCTTGTATGTATGAATATCTGA
- the LOC143269267 gene encoding uncharacterized protein LOC143269267 isoform X3, translating into MFREAPQLDRTMSKKANSKSFTRRDSTQRLGVLPYPEEPGERGLLRTEPLDTARSAADHGHDGVADAANPAVCVEENMILLEKDEKESAVMCCEERLQDGCQRCSTSCCSSRKTKSRMPSWMPRLLMLA; encoded by the exons ATGTTCAGGGAGGCTCCCCAGCTAGACAGGACAATGTCAAAGAAAGCCAACTCCAAGTCCTTCACAAGAAGAGACAG TACACAGAGGTTGGGGGTTCTGCCATACCCAGAAGAACCAGGTGAACGTGGTTTACTGAGAACTGAACCGCTGGACACTGCAAGATCTGCAGCAGACCATGGACATGATGGAGTAGCAGATGCTGCTAACCCTGCTGTTTGT GTGGAAGAGAACATGATTCTGCTggagaaggatgagaaggaaTCGGCAGTCATGTGCTGTGAGGAGAGGCTACAGGACGGGTGCCAGAGATGCAGcaccagctgctgctccagcagaaAGACCAAGAGCAGAATGCCATCCTGGATGCCCAG GCTCCTGATGTTAGCATAG